Proteins from one Streptosporangium becharense genomic window:
- a CDS encoding MFS transporter — MSFVSDLRVVLEGRDFRRLYGTRLVSQFSDGIFQFAVAGFAFFSPEKSTSAVQIAAGLAVLFLPYSILGPFVGVFIDRWSRRQILVIAPLVRGALLLTTAVLVAAEAPDAVFYAAALGVLGVNRFFLAALGASLPHVVPAERLMVANAVTPTSGTVLTFVGIGVGYLLRMIFGTDHRGTAVLLAVSGLVFGLSALIARTMGRQLLGPAFDPDRPQAREAVRHVLSGLLDGARHIVHHRAAAAAMGAMATHRFMYGMCTAMLVMLSRYYFAENAEDALNAATLVVATSGVGYFLAILVTPWATERFTIERWVPAMLVTAGVLTLVLGLPFRQWGFAVAGLVLGVAGQSIKICADTAVQRDVEDAYLGRAFSIYDMLFNGTYVLAAAVAAMLLPADGKSTVVLAVITAGYLAGALVYRAVTPARTREPLSS; from the coding sequence GTGTCATTCGTATCCGATCTACGCGTGGTCCTGGAAGGTCGGGACTTCCGGCGGCTGTACGGGACCCGTCTGGTCTCGCAGTTCTCCGATGGGATCTTCCAGTTCGCGGTGGCCGGATTCGCGTTCTTCAGCCCGGAGAAAAGCACGAGCGCCGTGCAGATCGCCGCGGGTCTGGCCGTCCTGTTCCTGCCGTACTCGATCCTGGGCCCCTTCGTCGGGGTGTTCATCGACCGCTGGTCGCGCCGGCAGATCCTGGTCATCGCGCCGCTGGTCCGCGGGGCGCTGCTGCTGACGACGGCGGTGCTCGTCGCCGCGGAGGCGCCCGACGCGGTCTTCTACGCCGCGGCGCTCGGCGTGCTCGGGGTGAACCGGTTCTTCCTGGCCGCGCTGGGGGCGTCGCTCCCACACGTCGTCCCGGCGGAGCGGCTGATGGTGGCCAACGCGGTCACCCCCACCTCCGGCACCGTGCTGACCTTCGTCGGGATCGGCGTGGGCTACCTGCTCCGGATGATCTTCGGGACCGACCACCGCGGCACCGCGGTGCTGCTGGCCGTCTCCGGTCTCGTCTTCGGGCTGAGCGCCCTCATCGCCCGGACGATGGGCAGGCAGCTGCTCGGCCCCGCCTTCGACCCCGACCGGCCGCAGGCCCGTGAGGCGGTGCGCCACGTGCTGAGCGGCCTGCTCGACGGAGCGCGACACATCGTCCACCACCGGGCCGCCGCGGCGGCGATGGGGGCGATGGCCACCCACCGGTTCATGTACGGCATGTGCACCGCGATGCTGGTCATGCTGTCGCGTTACTACTTCGCGGAGAACGCCGAGGACGCGCTGAACGCGGCCACCCTGGTGGTCGCCACCTCGGGGGTCGGCTACTTCCTGGCCATCCTCGTCACGCCGTGGGCGACCGAGCGCTTCACGATCGAGCGGTGGGTGCCGGCCATGCTCGTGACGGCCGGGGTGCTGACCCTGGTGCTGGGCCTGCCCTTCCGCCAGTGGGGCTTCGCGGTCGCCGGCCTCGTGCTCGGCGTCGCCGGGCAGAGCATCAAGATCTGCGCCGACACCGCCGTCCAGCGCGACGTCGAGGACGCCTACCTCGGCAGGGCGTTCTCGATCTACGACATGCTCTTCAACGGCACCTACGTACTGGCCGCGGCCGTGGCCGCGATGCTGCTGCCGGCGGACGGCAAGTCGACGGTCGTGCTGGCCGTCATCACCGCCGGATACCTGGCGGGTGCCCTGGTCTACCGTGCCGTCACGCCCGCCCGGACGCGCGAGCCGCTGTCGTCGTGA
- the idi gene encoding isopentenyl-diphosphate Delta-isomerase has product MTPEEHVVLVDADGNAIGTAAKATVHGTDTPLHLAFSSYVFDERGRVLLSRRASHKVTWPGVWTNSCCGHPLPGEPLPGAVTRRLAHELGLRAARVDLVLPRFSYRAVMDNGIVERELCPVYRAVVDADAVPNPDEVDDVRWMPWKEFAEEVLDDRLAISPWCREQVPQLTELGADPLAWSPADPAELPPAAR; this is encoded by the coding sequence GTGACACCTGAAGAACACGTCGTGCTCGTCGACGCCGACGGCAACGCGATCGGTACGGCGGCCAAGGCCACGGTGCACGGCACCGACACGCCTCTCCACCTGGCCTTCTCCAGCTACGTGTTCGACGAGCGGGGCCGGGTGCTCCTGTCCCGCCGGGCATCGCACAAGGTCACCTGGCCGGGGGTGTGGACCAACAGTTGCTGCGGCCACCCGCTGCCCGGCGAGCCGCTGCCCGGCGCGGTGACCCGCCGGCTCGCCCACGAGCTCGGCCTGCGGGCCGCCCGGGTCGACCTGGTGTTGCCGCGCTTCTCCTACCGTGCCGTCATGGACAACGGCATCGTCGAGCGGGAGCTGTGCCCGGTCTACCGGGCGGTCGTCGACGCCGACGCGGTGCCCAACCCCGACGAGGTCGACGACGTCCGCTGGATGCCGTGGAAGGAGTTCGCCGAGGAGGTCCTCGACGACCGCCTGGCGATCTCCCCCTGGTGCCGGGAGCAGGTGCCGCAGCTCACCGAGCTGGGCGCCGACCCGCTCGCCTGGAGCCCCGCCGACCCCGCCGAGCTGCCGCCCGCCGCGCGCTGA
- a CDS encoding inositol-3-phosphate synthase, whose product MGSVRVAIVGVGNCAASLVQGVHYYRDADPGTRVPGLMHVKFGDYHVGDVEFVAAFDVDAKKVGRDLSEAIVASENNTIKICDVPPLGVTVQRGHTLDGLGEYYREMVEESDDAPVDVVQVLKDAEVDVLVSYLPVGSEEADRFYAQCALDAKVAFVNALPVFIASDPEWAQKFVDAGVPIVGDDIKSQVGATITHRVMAKLFEDRGVELLRTYQLNFGGNMDFMNMLERKRLQSKKISKTQSVTSQIPHEMRKADVHIGPSDHVPWLDDRKWAYVRLEGRSFGDTPLNLEYKLEVWDSPNSAGVIIDAVRAAKIALDRGIAGPILSASSYFMKSPPEQYSDEEAHEYVEKFIRGEVER is encoded by the coding sequence ATGGGTTCGGTGCGCGTAGCCATTGTCGGTGTCGGCAACTGCGCCGCGTCGCTCGTGCAGGGCGTGCACTACTACAGGGACGCCGACCCCGGCACCCGGGTGCCGGGCCTGATGCACGTCAAGTTCGGCGATTACCACGTGGGTGACGTCGAATTCGTCGCCGCGTTCGACGTTGACGCCAAAAAGGTGGGGCGTGACCTGTCCGAAGCGATCGTGGCCTCGGAGAACAACACCATTAAGATTTGCGACGTGCCGCCGCTGGGTGTCACCGTGCAGCGCGGTCACACCCTGGACGGGCTCGGCGAGTACTACCGGGAGATGGTCGAGGAGTCCGACGACGCCCCGGTCGACGTCGTCCAGGTCCTCAAGGACGCCGAGGTCGACGTGCTCGTCTCCTACCTCCCGGTGGGTTCGGAGGAGGCCGACCGCTTCTACGCCCAGTGCGCTCTCGACGCCAAGGTCGCCTTCGTCAACGCGCTGCCGGTGTTCATCGCCTCGGACCCGGAGTGGGCTCAGAAGTTCGTCGACGCCGGTGTGCCGATCGTCGGCGACGACATCAAGTCGCAGGTCGGGGCGACCATCACGCACCGCGTGATGGCCAAGCTGTTCGAGGACCGCGGGGTCGAACTGCTCCGCACCTACCAGCTGAACTTCGGCGGCAACATGGACTTCATGAACATGCTGGAGCGCAAGCGCCTGCAGTCCAAGAAGATCTCCAAGACGCAGTCGGTCACCTCCCAGATCCCGCACGAGATGCGCAAGGCCGACGTGCACATCGGCCCCTCCGACCACGTGCCGTGGCTGGACGACCGCAAGTGGGCCTACGTGCGCCTGGAGGGCAGGTCCTTCGGCGACACCCCGCTCAACCTGGAATACAAGCTGGAGGTGTGGGACTCCCCCAACTCCGCCGGTGTCATCATCGACGCGGTCCGTGCCGCGAAGATCGCCCTTGACCGGGGCATCGCGGGCCCGATCCTGTCGGCCTCCTCGTACTTCATGAAGTCTCCGCCGGAGCAGTACTCCGACGAGGAGGCCCACGAGTACGTGGAGAAGTTCATCCGCGGCGAGGTCGAGCGCTGA